The Caproicibacterium lactatifermentans genome contains a region encoding:
- a CDS encoding phage holin produces MKLNWKVRIRNKAFWITIIPALLLLVQTASALFGVHLDLGTLDTQLLAVIDALFAVLAVLGVVNDPTTGGLCDSCSKTETDEAHLSK; encoded by the coding sequence ATGAAACTTAACTGGAAAGTCCGTATCCGCAACAAAGCGTTTTGGATTACTATCATTCCCGCTCTGCTGCTTTTGGTGCAGACAGCATCCGCTCTGTTTGGCGTACATCTGGATTTGGGAACACTGGACACACAGCTGCTGGCAGTTATTGACGCTTTGTTTGCAGTGCTGGCCGTTTTGGGTGTCGTCAATGACCCGACAACCGGCGGCTTGTGCGACAGCTGCTCCAAAACCGAAACAGACGAAGCACATCTTTCCAAATGA
- a CDS encoding AAA family ATPase, producing the protein MSHHVISISRQFGSGGHEISEKLAKKLGLPFYDKELITRAAQESGLSVDTLKASDERYDSAVPEDERKTYFGLSNSDTLFVAQAKIIHRIAHQEDCIIIGRCSDVILLDDDVSLLRVFIHAPLQDRIQRIRRLHNLSAQDAQLMIRKSDQERRRYYSCYTEKAWGNQENYDISLNSSYWGIDRCVDLLAHTASLL; encoded by the coding sequence ATGTCACATCATGTTATTTCCATCAGCAGACAATTTGGCAGCGGCGGCCATGAAATCAGCGAAAAGCTTGCCAAAAAACTTGGCCTGCCTTTCTATGACAAAGAGCTCATCACCCGCGCCGCCCAAGAAAGCGGGCTGAGTGTGGACACGCTGAAAGCTTCCGATGAACGCTACGACAGTGCTGTTCCGGAAGATGAGCGTAAAACCTACTTTGGCCTTTCCAACAGTGACACACTGTTCGTTGCACAGGCAAAAATCATTCACCGCATTGCGCACCAGGAAGACTGCATTATCATTGGCCGCTGTTCCGACGTGATTCTGCTGGACGATGATGTCAGTCTGCTGCGGGTATTTATTCATGCTCCGCTGCAGGACCGTATTCAGCGCATTCGCCGCCTGCACAATCTTTCCGCACAGGACGCCCAGCTGATGATTCGCAAAAGCGATCAGGAACGCCGCAGATACTACAGCTGCTACACCGAAAAGGCATGGGGAAACCAGGAAAACTACGATATTTCCTTAAACAGCTCCTACTGGGGAATTGACCGCTGCGTAGATTTGCTGGCACACACGGCATCCCTGCTGTAA
- a CDS encoding acyl-CoA dehydratase activase has translation MIAYTCKYTPIELFAGFGEAPKRLNPTVHAFSEADRLSHRNLCSFARALLQACREHGIKNLVLTSCCDSLRRVGDVLSAAAPDSFVFMLDLPRADGPCARQRYAAELHRLIDACSVWFGVPFDLQKCLAAFAPAEPTGQTDHLTLLGARSNPALLQMLRQELPLPVEDRTCVGNRGLQVPPAGQTLDQFLLWYAGALLQQIPCMRMTNAAPRRQLLEDPYVKGILYHTIQFCDYYGFEYADLQKQTHLPLLKLSTDGTDGAEEQLRTRVQAFAESLHAVVPKKRTMTAKTSTGYYAAGIDSGSTSTNVVILDEHRKMIGSSIVPTGAHAARSADAALQQALLRAGISREQLADVVTTGYGRAYIGAGGHDVTEITCHARGAHFLNPSVRTIIDIGGQDSKAIRLDEDGNVRSFVMNDKCAAGTGRFLEMMAHALELSMDEMSVCGLHWKENIVISSMCTVFAESEVVSLVAQNKQTADIVHGLNVSVAVKAAALAARVDPQPRFMMTGGVASNRGVVKALEEKLGAPLLVLPEHQLCGALGAALIAFD, from the coding sequence ATGATTGCGTACACCTGTAAATATACACCGATTGAACTTTTTGCGGGCTTTGGGGAAGCACCGAAACGGCTGAACCCGACCGTCCACGCGTTTTCCGAGGCTGACCGTCTCAGCCACCGCAACCTGTGCAGTTTTGCGCGGGCCCTGCTGCAGGCCTGCCGGGAGCACGGTATCAAAAATCTGGTGCTTACTTCCTGCTGTGATTCTCTCCGGCGGGTAGGGGACGTGCTTTCAGCCGCTGCTCCGGACAGCTTTGTCTTTATGTTGGACTTGCCGCGGGCTGACGGCCCCTGCGCCCGTCAGCGCTATGCGGCCGAGCTGCACCGCTTGATTGACGCCTGCAGTGTATGGTTTGGCGTGCCGTTTGACCTGCAAAAGTGTCTGGCAGCCTTTGCTCCGGCGGAACCGACCGGTCAGACGGACCATCTTACCCTATTGGGAGCGCGATCCAATCCGGCACTGCTGCAAATGCTTCGGCAGGAGCTGCCGCTGCCGGTGGAGGACCGCACCTGTGTGGGAAACCGCGGCCTGCAGGTTCCACCTGCGGGGCAGACTTTGGACCAATTTCTTTTGTGGTATGCTGGTGCATTGCTCCAGCAGATTCCCTGTATGCGCATGACCAACGCGGCACCGCGGCGGCAGCTGCTGGAGGACCCGTATGTAAAGGGAATTCTGTACCATACCATTCAGTTTTGTGATTATTACGGTTTTGAATACGCTGATTTGCAGAAACAAACGCACCTGCCGCTTTTGAAACTGTCAACCGACGGCACCGACGGCGCGGAAGAGCAGCTGCGCACCCGAGTGCAGGCGTTTGCCGAAAGCCTGCACGCTGTCGTGCCGAAAAAGCGGACGATGACTGCCAAAACATCCACTGGATACTATGCTGCCGGAATTGACAGCGGTTCTACCAGTACGAACGTGGTTATTCTGGACGAACACCGCAAAATGATAGGCAGCTCTATTGTGCCGACCGGTGCACACGCGGCCCGCAGTGCCGATGCAGCGCTGCAGCAGGCACTGCTGCGGGCGGGCATTTCTCGCGAACAGCTGGCGGATGTGGTCACGACCGGTTATGGCCGTGCCTATATTGGTGCGGGCGGGCATGATGTGACGGAAATCACCTGCCACGCGCGGGGTGCCCATTTTTTGAACCCATCTGTGCGTACAATTATTGATATTGGCGGACAGGACAGCAAGGCGATTCGGCTGGATGAAGACGGAAATGTGCGCAGCTTTGTGATGAACGACAAGTGTGCCGCAGGTACTGGCCGTTTTCTGGAGATGATGGCGCACGCGCTGGAGCTTTCTATGGACGAAATGAGCGTCTGCGGCCTGCACTGGAAAGAGAATATTGTCATTAGCAGTATGTGCACGGTTTTTGCAGAGAGCGAGGTTGTTTCCCTTGTTGCGCAGAACAAACAGACCGCCGACATTGTGCATGGGCTAAACGTGTCCGTGGCGGTGAAGGCGGCCGCTCTAGCTGCGCGGGTGGACCCACAGCCGCGCTTTATGATGACCGGCGGCGTTGCCTCCAACCGGGGCGTAGTGAAAGCGCTGGAGGAAAAGCTGGGCGCACCGCTGCTTGTGCTGCCGGAACACCAGCTGTGCGGCGCACTGGGGGCTGCATTGATTGCTTTTGACTAA
- a CDS encoding metallophosphoesterase family protein, which yields MSRKDVPLCFHEDGTFRIMQIADIQESPMVCEDTLEFLDTALDRENPDLIVLTGDQLKGYSVYFHMPGSEGKAAATLHKVMEPIIKHHIPFLVTFGNHDTEAGLSKQQQMYYYLQYPECINPIENPEDCGTSCVTISGQNGRPAFAVYLIDSNANRFAPVLPKQLDWYREKRDRLALKNGGNCLPSLVFQHIPVPEFYEFLQEVPKGTPHAIQAFGSRRGHRYILDQSKVYSGELGEPPCVPEFNSGELNALTEKGDVLGLFVGHDHRNSFWGALHGIDAGYTPCCGFNTYGPGANHAVRMFTLHEANPRHYETKLVSYLDLFGHGPSHPARDLFLDKTPATPEQMLSILIKTAAVTGVAACILRRKHRN from the coding sequence ATGAGCAGAAAAGACGTACCGCTTTGCTTTCATGAAGATGGAACATTCCGCATTATGCAGATTGCCGATATACAGGAAAGTCCTATGGTATGTGAGGATACATTGGAATTTTTGGACACTGCGCTGGACCGGGAAAATCCGGATCTCATTGTCCTGACCGGCGACCAGCTGAAAGGCTACAGTGTCTATTTTCATATGCCGGGCAGCGAAGGAAAAGCCGCTGCCACCCTGCATAAAGTGATGGAACCCATTATAAAGCACCACATTCCGTTTTTGGTTACATTCGGCAATCACGACACGGAAGCCGGCCTTTCCAAGCAGCAGCAAATGTACTATTATTTACAGTATCCGGAATGTATCAATCCAATAGAAAACCCGGAGGACTGCGGCACCAGCTGCGTAACCATCTCCGGACAAAATGGCAGGCCTGCCTTTGCCGTATACTTGATTGACAGCAACGCGAACCGTTTTGCCCCCGTGCTGCCAAAGCAGCTGGACTGGTACCGGGAAAAACGAGACCGCCTTGCCTTAAAAAACGGGGGAAACTGCCTTCCCTCTTTGGTGTTTCAGCATATTCCAGTACCGGAATTTTATGAATTTCTGCAGGAAGTACCAAAAGGCACGCCGCATGCCATTCAGGCATTCGGCAGCCGCCGCGGCCACCGCTATATTCTGGACCAGAGCAAAGTGTACAGCGGTGAACTGGGAGAACCGCCCTGTGTGCCGGAATTTAACTCTGGAGAACTGAACGCCCTGACAGAAAAGGGAGATGTTTTGGGACTGTTCGTGGGACATGACCACCGCAATTCCTTCTGGGGTGCTCTGCACGGCATAGATGCCGGCTATACCCCCTGCTGTGGCTTTAACACATACGGTCCGGGGGCCAACCATGCCGTGCGTATGTTTACACTGCACGAAGCAAACCCACGCCATTATGAAACAAAGCTGGTATCCTACCTTGACCTATTCGGCCATGGTCCTTCCCACCCGGCGCGGGACCTATTTCTGGACAAGACACCGGCTACCCCCGAGCAAATGCTTTCTATCCTCATTAAAACAGCGGCTGTTACCGGTGTCGCCGCCTGTATTCTCCGCCGAAAGCATCGCAACTAA
- a CDS encoding 2-hydroxyacyl-CoA dehydratase subunit D — MNQAVEKFGRMVDNQLPDHPKTARNLLTTAYRLNGWAGKHLFKKTTPARLALADVCNNAILQPFDHPQQSAMVSLFTPCELLQMFGLAPMFPEALACYISGAGAERGFIEAAEASGIPETFCSYHKILLGTAQTGILPKPRFIFNTTLACDANTLTFRRLAEFYGVPHLVLDIPQTQDEAAVTYVAEQLKDCARSISRLLHRPLDEAKLCASVARGRQTLDTYQQYLEERARKSMPDEMTSEMYAVFALHVLLGTPAALQFAQGILKEAKAAPSRGKELRLLWVHTLPNLDNAMIDLLDFNPSCQILAADLCFDVPELPETDDPWQTMARRLVQNHLNGPAQRRIDAVLQQAKRLQPDGIVWFCHWGCRQTSGASQMGRAELEKAGFPTLVLDGDACDRSNCPPGQMTTRMQAFLEMLEEKA; from the coding sequence ATGAATCAGGCTGTCGAAAAATTCGGCCGTATGGTGGACAATCAGCTGCCGGACCACCCCAAAACAGCGCGGAATCTGCTGACAACCGCCTATCGGCTGAATGGCTGGGCGGGGAAGCACCTTTTCAAAAAGACCACACCGGCGCGTCTTGCGCTGGCCGATGTGTGCAACAACGCCATTTTACAGCCTTTTGACCACCCGCAGCAGAGCGCAATGGTCAGCCTGTTCACGCCGTGTGAGCTGCTGCAGATGTTTGGGCTGGCACCCATGTTTCCGGAGGCACTGGCCTGCTATATTTCCGGTGCGGGCGCGGAACGCGGTTTTATTGAAGCGGCGGAAGCTTCCGGCATTCCGGAAACATTCTGTTCCTACCATAAAATTTTGCTGGGCACCGCACAGACCGGCATTCTGCCGAAGCCGCGCTTCATTTTTAACACAACGCTTGCCTGCGATGCCAACACGCTTACGTTTCGCAGATTGGCTGAGTTTTACGGCGTGCCGCATTTGGTTTTGGACATACCCCAGACACAGGATGAGGCGGCCGTCACTTATGTAGCGGAACAGCTGAAGGATTGTGCCCGCAGTATCAGCCGACTGCTGCACCGCCCGCTGGACGAAGCAAAACTGTGCGCCAGTGTTGCCCGCGGTCGGCAGACATTGGATACTTATCAGCAGTATCTGGAAGAACGCGCCCGAAAATCCATGCCGGATGAGATGACTTCGGAAATGTACGCGGTCTTTGCGCTGCACGTGCTGCTGGGAACACCGGCGGCGCTGCAGTTTGCGCAGGGTATTTTGAAGGAAGCAAAAGCAGCGCCGTCCCGCGGAAAGGAACTGCGTCTATTGTGGGTACACACTTTGCCAAATTTGGACAATGCCATGATAGACTTGCTGGACTTTAACCCATCCTGTCAAATCCTTGCGGCGGACCTTTGCTTTGATGTACCGGAACTGCCGGAAACAGATGACCCATGGCAGACGATGGCGCGGCGGCTGGTACAAAATCACTTAAATGGACCAGCACAGCGGCGCATTGACGCTGTTTTGCAGCAGGCAAAGCGGTTGCAGCCGGACGGCATTGTCTGGTTTTGCCACTGGGGCTGCCGCCAAACCAGCGGTGCCAGCCAAATGGGGCGGGCAGAACTGGAGAAGGCGGGATTTCCCACGTTGGTGCTGGACGGTGATGCCTGTGACCGTTCCAACTGCCCGCCTGGGCAGATGACCACTCGTATGCAGGCATTTTTGGAGATGCTGGAGGAAAAAGCATGA
- a CDS encoding peptidoglycan-binding protein: protein MKNGIDVSSHNGTVDWAKAKAAGIQFAMLRAGYGSDRTDQDDTQFARNVVECDRLGIPWGAYLYSYALTFSSAESELAHLLRLLHDKKPLYPVILDMEDADGYRKRHGMPSRRMLTDITKNVCSGLRQKNYLPGYYVNEDWYETRIYPNELENYVFWYARPGVNKPDKPCGIWQNNFPETGGSCPGANIGTCGCDTDVAYIDYPQLVRRKGLNGWTKSADTAAALTQTTGNSLVRQAQAWYNARGAGLTVDGVYGPATRRALIMSVQRGCNQAYGAGLTVDGIWGPKTAAAVHTLRHGNNNESVLSLQAALLAHGRNCQDIDGIFGEHTEFAIRSFQRSAGLSADGLAGKNTFAALCR from the coding sequence ATGAAAAATGGCATTGATGTCAGTTCTCACAATGGCACCGTTGACTGGGCAAAGGCAAAGGCTGCTGGCATTCAGTTTGCCATGCTGCGTGCGGGCTACGGCAGTGACCGCACAGACCAGGACGACACCCAATTTGCACGCAATGTCGTCGAATGTGACCGGCTGGGTATCCCGTGGGGTGCATACCTGTACAGCTATGCACTGACGTTCAGCAGTGCGGAAAGCGAGCTGGCACACCTATTGCGGTTGCTGCATGACAAGAAACCGCTGTACCCCGTTATTCTCGATATGGAAGACGCAGACGGTTACCGGAAACGGCACGGCATGCCCAGCCGCCGCATGCTGACGGATATTACAAAAAACGTATGCAGCGGCCTCCGGCAGAAGAACTATCTGCCGGGTTATTATGTCAATGAGGACTGGTACGAAACAAGGATTTACCCAAATGAATTGGAAAATTACGTTTTCTGGTATGCACGACCAGGTGTCAATAAGCCGGACAAGCCCTGCGGCATTTGGCAAAACAATTTTCCGGAAACCGGCGGCAGCTGCCCCGGCGCCAACATCGGCACATGCGGCTGCGATACGGACGTGGCCTACATAGATTATCCGCAGCTAGTACGTCGTAAGGGTCTAAATGGCTGGACAAAAAGCGCTGATACCGCGGCTGCTCTGACCCAGACCACCGGCAACTCTTTGGTGCGGCAAGCGCAGGCATGGTACAATGCCCGCGGTGCTGGCCTAACGGTGGACGGCGTTTACGGTCCGGCAACCCGTAGAGCACTGATTATGAGTGTTCAGCGCGGCTGTAATCAAGCCTATGGCGCGGGACTTACCGTGGATGGCATTTGGGGACCAAAAACAGCGGCAGCTGTCCATACCCTGCGGCACGGCAACAACAACGAAAGCGTCTTGTCCCTGCAGGCCGCCCTACTGGCACACGGACGGAACTGCCAAGATATTGACGGCATTTTTGGAGAACACACAGAGTTCGCCATCCGCAGCTTTCAGCGCAGCGCGGGCCTATCTGCTGATGGGCTAGCTGGCAAAAACACCTTCGCAGCACTGTGCAGGTGA